A stretch of the Chanos chanos chromosome 1, fChaCha1.1, whole genome shotgun sequence genome encodes the following:
- the dusp16 gene encoding dual specificity protein phosphatase 16 yields the protein MTERAGVPGSVQSIGAEGLVALLEGGLDRVLLIDSRPFVDYNASHILEAVNVNCSKLMKRRLQQDKVQIAELLQHSAKKKLEFQGGQEVVVYDQSSSDPTTLSSEAFLSVLLVKLEKSFPSVHLLSGGFLEFSHLFPGLCEGKSALVPSCISQPCLPVTNIGPTRILPHLYLGCQRDVLNKDLMQQNDIAYVLNASNTCPKPDFIPESHFLRVPVNDSFCEKILPWLDKSVEFIEKAKASNARVLVHCLAGISRSATIAIAYIMKRMDMSLDEAYRFVKEKRPTISPNFNFLGQLLDFEKKIKNPSELTAKPKTPHSEQTEELTAENDCRVTEELGCVTDDSDISQLEPLTLPCVLVDVPEDQLLAQALCNLQMGDGLEENARLKRSFSLDIKSYGESSGGTPVRAFVPHTVPSDASEYYKPSTFKEPTSKPCQFSPVEEVSEQSTPEQSPDKEQAEGPTATTATAFMSSTNATNTTPKQTSASKPPPPSYPQPLHRSGSMEETPSTAMASYLFGLSRSQQHLSKVGPGAALKGWHSDILLGPMGVSSSSLASGWYLSSESARFYSTSAIFGSGGGFTAYSCSQGFEAVRRRGRQKSSDRGDSRRSWHEESTFEKQLKRRSCQMEFGDGMSESHSREEMGKVGSQSSFSGSMEIIEVS from the exons ATGACTGAACGTGCCGGGGTCCCAGGCTCAGTGCAGTCCATTGGAGCAGAGGGCCTGGTGGCCCTGCTGGAGGGCGGTCTTGACCGGGTCTTGCTGATTGACAGTCGTCCTTTTGTAGACTATAATGCTTCACACATCCTAGAGGCTGTAAATGTTAACTGTTCCAAGCTGATGAAGCGGCGACTACAGCAAGACAAGGTACAGATTGCCGAGTTGCTCCAACACTCAGCCAAAAAGAAG ttggAATTCCAGGGAGGTCAAGAAGTAGTGGTATATGATCAGAGCTCATCTGACCCAACCACCCTGTCCTCAGAAGCTTTTCTCAGTGTGCTCCTGGTCAAACTGGAGAAGAGCTTTCCATCCGTCCATCTACTTTCAG GTGGCTTCTTGGAGTTCTCACACTTGTTCCCTGGGCTATGTGAGGGCAAGTCTGCCCTGGTTCCCTCCTGTATCTCTCAGCCCTGCCTACCTGTCACCAATATTGGGCCCACTCGCATTCTCCCCCACTTGTACCTTGGCTGCCAGCGTGATGTTCTAAACAAA GATCTAATGCAGCAGAATGACATCGCTTATGTCCTTAACGCCAGCAACACCTGCCCCAAACCCGACTTCATCCCAGAGTCACATTTCCTGCGTGTGCCAGTTAATGACAGCTTCTGTGAAAAGATCCTGCCGTGGTTGGATAAATCTGTCGAGTTCATTG AGAAAGCAAAAGCTTCTAATGCCAGGGTTCTGGTCCACTGCCTGGCTGGAATTTCCCGATCTGCCACCATAGCCATTGCATACATCATGAAAAGAATGGACATGTCCTTGGATGAGGCATACAG GTTTGTGAAGGAGAAGAGGCCCACTATATCACCTAACTTCAACTTCTTGGGACAGCTGCTGGATTTTGagaagaaaatcaaaaatccttCCGAGCTAACAGCAAAACCTAAGACCCCACactcagagcagacagaggagcttACAGCAGAGAATGACTGCAGGGTCACAGAGGAGCTTGGTTGTGTTACTGATGATTCTGACATTAGTCAGCTGGAGCCTTTGACTCTGCCCTGTGTGCTGGTAGATGTTCCTGAGGACCAGCTTCTGGCCCAGGCTCTGTGTAACCTGCAGATGGGTGATGGCTTAGAGGAAAATGCCAGGCTCAAACGCTCCTTCTCACTGGACATCAAATCATACGGGGAGTCGAGCGGTGGCACCCCAGTTAGGGCTTTTGTGCCTCATACAGTTCCCAGCGATGCCTCGGAATACTACAAACCGTCCACCTTTAAGGAGCCCACTAGCAAGCCCTGTCAGTTCTCCCCTGTGGAGGAGGTGTCAGAGCAGTCCACACCAGAGCAGAGTCCTGACAAGGAGCAGGCAGAGGGCCCCACAGCTACCACAGCTACAGCCTTCATGAGTTCCACCAACGCCACCAACACTACCCCTAAGCAGACCAGTGCATCCAAGCCACCACCACCATCTTACCCGCAACCACTGCACCGCAGTGGCAGCATGGAGGAAACCCCTAGCACGGCCATGGCCAGCTACCTATTCGGGCTGTCACGGAGCCAGCAGCATCTGTCCAAAGTCGGTCCTGGTGCTGCGCTAAAAGGCTGGCACTCAGACATCCTGCTGGGGCCAATGGGCGTATCGTCCTCTTCGTTGGCCAGCGGATGGTACCTCTCGTCGGAGTCTGCGCGTTTCTATTCCACCTCTGCCATCTTCGGCAGTGGTGGTGGCTTCACAGCCTACAGCTGCAGCCAGGGTTTTGAGGCCGTGCGCCGACGAGGTCGGCAGAAGAGCAGCGACCGCGGTGACTCGCGCCGCAGTTGGCACGAGGAGAGCACCTTCGAAAAGCAGCTGAAACGCCGAAGCTGCCAGATGGAATTTGGGGATGGGATGTCGGAGAGCCACTCCAGAGAGGAGATGGGAAAAGTTGGCAGTCAGTCCAGCTTCTCAGGAAGCATGGAGATTATTGAGGTGTCCTGA
- the crebl2 gene encoding cAMP-responsive element-binding protein-like 2: MDDSKIVGGKVKKPGKRGRKPAKIDLKAKLERSRQSARECRARKKLRYQYLEELVSSKERAICALREELEMYKQWCSAMDQGKIPSEIKALLTGDDQKMPQSTSTKTPKNGKYSSSGNSQNKSA, encoded by the exons ATGGATGACAGCAAG ATAGTTGgtggaaaagtgaaaaaacCTGGAAAGCGTGGCCGTAAACCTGCCAAAATTGATCTGAAGGCGAAGCTGGAGCGAAGTAGACAGAGTGCAAGGGAATGTCGTGCCAGAAAGAAGTTACGGTATCAATACTTAGAGGAGCTGGTGTCTAGTAAGGAGAGGGCCATCTGTGCCCTGAGAGAGGAACTGGAAATG TACAAGCAGTGGTGTTCTGCCATGGACCAGGGAAAGATCCCCTCTGAAATCAAAGCTCTCCTGACTGGAGATGATCAGAAGATGCCCCAAAGTACCAGCACTAAAACACCCAAAAATGGAAAATACAGCTCCAGTGgtaacagtcaaaacaaatctGCTTAG